The following coding sequences are from one Ornithorhynchus anatinus isolate Pmale09 chromosome 18, mOrnAna1.pri.v4, whole genome shotgun sequence window:
- the CCDC24 gene encoding coiled-coil domain-containing protein 24 isoform X2: MRATPRPSPSVWELVEDHVPTSERLEVKRILGEAAVDLSLELRAEVKTLLELLEEVRSAQPAHPQPPCTLLAPAPLVRDIVKQELFLLLESLRRKATQEGRDGAEVLAQYSPRVVRFALGLGPEADAKGDDGKPEMPALQNAANGNELRTWDLDSIKDKLNVSGIDQVVQHLRGLLETECQALERDISVLQS, encoded by the exons ATGCGGgccaccccccggcccagcccctccgTGTGGGAGCTGGTGGAGGACCACGTACCGACCTCCGAGAGGCTCGAAGTGAAGCGGATCCTGGGAGAAGCTGCCGTGGACCTGAGCCTGGAGCTGAGGGCGGAG GTGAAAACGCTGCTGGAgctgttggaggaggtgcgctCGGCCCAGccggcccacccccagcccccctgcaCCCTTCTGGCCCCCGCACCTCTGGTCAGGGATATTGTGAAGCAAGAGCTGTTTCTGCTGCTGGAGAGTCTCCGCCGCAAAGCCACCCAGGAGGGCAG AGACGGGGCGGAGGTCCTGGCCCAGTACAGCCCGCGGGTGGTGCGCTTTGCCCTAGGGCTTGGCCCTGAAGCTGATGCCAAGGGTGATGACGGGAAACCGGAGATGCCCGCTCTGCAGAATGCAGCCAATGGCAACGAGCTCAG GACTTGGGACCTCGATTCCATCAAGGATAAGCTCAACGTGTCTGGCATTGACCAGGTCGTGCAACATTTGCG AGGTCTCTTGGAGACGGAGTGCCAGGCCCTTGAACGAGACATCTCTGTCCTGCAG agCTGA
- the CCDC24 gene encoding coiled-coil domain-containing protein 24 isoform X1, which yields MRATPRPSPSVWELVEDHVPTSERLEVKRILGEAAVDLSLELRAEVKTLLELLEEVRSAQPAHPQPPCTLLAPAPLVRDIVKQELFLLLESLRRKATQEGRDGAEVLAQYSPRVVRFALGLGPEADAKGDDGKPEMPALQNAANGNELRTWDLDSIKDKLNVSGIDQVVQHLRGLLETECQALERDISVLQCCLEEVHNWPPETPTVAPEPTLAELKVEKRAMERALHGMTHPSALQEMQPPATWELWGRPEASGSDAGAGETPQGPHRRPRGQGSAPPLPTCLASTLGLLLQPLGPFPMAPCPPKGPSPHPPALHFRSRLPPQSGPRPLPGQPCNWGRWGRRLQLRNVGDGLSPLASAVPLAPS from the exons ATGCGGgccaccccccggcccagcccctccgTGTGGGAGCTGGTGGAGGACCACGTACCGACCTCCGAGAGGCTCGAAGTGAAGCGGATCCTGGGAGAAGCTGCCGTGGACCTGAGCCTGGAGCTGAGGGCGGAG GTGAAAACGCTGCTGGAgctgttggaggaggtgcgctCGGCCCAGccggcccacccccagcccccctgcaCCCTTCTGGCCCCCGCACCTCTGGTCAGGGATATTGTGAAGCAAGAGCTGTTTCTGCTGCTGGAGAGTCTCCGCCGCAAAGCCACCCAGGAGGGCAG AGACGGGGCGGAGGTCCTGGCCCAGTACAGCCCGCGGGTGGTGCGCTTTGCCCTAGGGCTTGGCCCTGAAGCTGATGCCAAGGGTGATGACGGGAAACCGGAGATGCCCGCTCTGCAGAATGCAGCCAATGGCAACGAGCTCAG GACTTGGGACCTCGATTCCATCAAGGATAAGCTCAACGTGTCTGGCATTGACCAGGTCGTGCAACATTTGCG AGGTCTCTTGGAGACGGAGTGCCAGGCCCTTGAACGAGACATCTCTGTCCTGCAG TGCTGCTTGGAAGAGGTTCACAACTGGCCCCCAGAGACCCCAACCGTGGCTCCTGAGCCCACCTTAGCAG agCTGAAAGTGGAGAAGAGAGCCATGGAACGGGCCCTGCATGGTATgacccatccctcagccctccAGGAGATGCAGCCCCCTGCCACCTGGGAGCTGTGGGGCAG GCCTGAGGCATCCGGGAGTGATGCTGGTGCAGGAGAAACCCCTCAGGGTCCCCACCGCAGACCCAGGGGCCAGGGATCTGCCCCTCCGCTACCCACTTGCTTAGCCAGCACCCTCgggctcctcctccagcccctaggGCCATTCCCgatggccccctgcccccccaagggcccctccccacatcccccgGCTTTACATTTCCGGTCCAGACTGCCCCCCCAGTCAGGCCCCCGCCCCTTGCCCGGCCAACCCTGCAACTGGGGGCGATGGGGGCGGCGGCTGCAGCTGCGTAATGTAGGGGACGGGCTGTCTCCGCTGGCTAGTGCTGTGCCCCTGGCTCCATCCTGA